From a single Asticcacaulis sp. MM231 genomic region:
- a CDS encoding SlyX family protein encodes MSIDRITALEETVAHQGKTIDELSDQLTEQWKIIDRMKRALESLGERLESMALVDAPAVTKPPHY; translated from the coding sequence ATGTCCATCGACCGGATAACCGCGCTGGAAGAAACCGTGGCGCATCAGGGCAAGACCATTGATGAACTGTCCGACCAGTTGACCGAACAATGGAAGATCATCGACCGGATGAAGCGTGCGCTGGAAAGCCTGGGCGAGCGACTGGAGAGCATGGCCTTAGTCGATGCACCGGCGGTCACCAAGCCACCGCATTATTGA
- a CDS encoding tetratricopeptide repeat protein translates to MSLIRYATLSLAATLLLSAAPASAGLFGKDKSKEATSTGPTTNLKAASQTGTWKPASKADIESVLRADALTQSTFFTTQFEHDPTNVQIGLYLSNALRALGRYAEAADTAHRVLLFAPDNHDLLIAAGRAHIADNNAFFAIDPLEHAIELKPKDWQAYSLLGVAYDQTKRPEEAQTTWAKALALAPNNPMVLTNMAMSKVTRGDFAGAEPLLRTASTQPGATLQVRQNLALVLGLQGKLPEAEQLLRRDMPPAQADAALAWLQQAITVHTAPVANPAPVRSWDSVKASGS, encoded by the coding sequence ATGTCGCTTATTCGCTATGCCACCTTAAGCCTGGCCGCTACCTTGCTTTTGAGCGCGGCACCGGCCTCTGCCGGCCTGTTCGGTAAGGATAAATCAAAAGAGGCCACGTCGACGGGGCCGACCACAAATCTCAAGGCGGCATCACAGACGGGCACCTGGAAGCCTGCGAGCAAGGCTGATATCGAGAGCGTGCTGCGCGCGGATGCCCTGACCCAGTCCACCTTCTTCACCACCCAGTTCGAGCATGATCCGACGAATGTTCAGATCGGCCTCTACCTGTCGAACGCCCTGCGCGCGCTTGGCCGTTATGCCGAGGCCGCCGATACGGCCCATCGTGTGCTGCTGTTCGCGCCCGATAATCATGACCTGCTGATCGCCGCCGGCCGTGCCCATATCGCCGACAACAACGCCTTCTTTGCGATCGATCCGCTTGAACACGCCATCGAATTGAAGCCGAAGGACTGGCAGGCCTATTCGCTGCTCGGTGTGGCCTATGATCAGACCAAGCGCCCCGAAGAGGCCCAGACCACCTGGGCCAAGGCGCTGGCTCTGGCGCCCAACAATCCGATGGTACTGACCAATATGGCAATGTCGAAAGTGACGCGCGGCGATTTTGCTGGCGCTGAACCCTTGCTGCGCACAGCTTCGACGCAACCCGGCGCCACGCTGCAGGTACGGCAGAATCTGGCGCTGGTGCTGGGCCTGCAGGGCAAGTTGCCGGAAGCCGAGCAGTTGCTGCGCCGTGACATGCCGCCGGCGCAGGCCGATGCGGCTCTGGCGTGGCTGCAACAGGCGATCACGGTTCATACCGCGCCGGTCGCCAATCCTGCGCCGGTCCGGTCCTGGGATTCGGTCAAGGCCAGCGGCAGTTAA
- a CDS encoding NlpC/P60 family protein — translation MSDDPFDKRTTPLKDGVTDHAHEGLIRAKSYVAGEVLSCYNATAPILSQPEAGAEQWDQLLLGERFKVIERKHDFFWGQALRDGYVGYVPVSAFKRDWYLPTHYVSTLRTYVFAGPNLKSSTLAAVSMNALVSVTRYENGFAYINEMGWVFTNHLSTFETFANDFVSVAESYINAPYQWGGRESIGLDCSGLLQQALYAAGYGCPRDSDMQAKLGLPLDIGADLRGLVRGDLVFWKGHVAIMIDDVHIIHANAHHMKVAIEPLADAVARIDGCGTGMPTAFRRL, via the coding sequence ATGAGCGACGACCCTTTCGATAAGCGCACCACCCCTCTCAAGGACGGTGTCACTGATCACGCCCACGAAGGCCTGATCCGCGCGAAGTCCTATGTCGCCGGTGAAGTCCTGAGCTGTTACAACGCGACCGCCCCCATCCTGTCGCAGCCGGAAGCCGGTGCCGAGCAGTGGGACCAGCTCCTGCTTGGCGAGCGCTTCAAGGTGATCGAGCGCAAGCATGACTTTTTCTGGGGCCAGGCCCTGCGCGATGGCTATGTCGGCTATGTGCCGGTGTCCGCCTTCAAGCGCGACTGGTATCTGCCGACGCATTATGTTTCGACCCTGCGCACCTATGTCTTTGCCGGGCCGAACCTGAAATCCTCAACGCTTGCCGCTGTCAGCATGAACGCGCTGGTCTCGGTGACGCGCTACGAAAACGGCTTCGCCTATATCAACGAGATGGGCTGGGTCTTCACCAACCACTTGTCGACTTTTGAAACCTTCGCCAACGATTTTGTCAGCGTGGCCGAAAGCTATATCAACGCACCTTATCAATGGGGCGGTCGCGAAAGCATTGGTCTCGATTGTTCGGGCCTGCTGCAACAGGCGCTTTACGCTGCCGGCTACGGCTGCCCACGCGATTCCGACATGCAGGCCAAGCTCGGTTTGCCGCTGGACATCGGCGCTGATCTGCGCGGTCTGGTGCGCGGCGATCTGGTCTTCTGGAAGGGCCATGTCGCCATCATGATCGATGATGTCCACATCATCCACGCCAACGCCCATCACATGAAGGTGGCCATCGAGCCGCTGGCCGACGCGGTCGCCCGCATCGACGGTTGCGGCACGGGCATGCCGACAGCCTTCCGCAGACTGTAA
- a CDS encoding leucyl aminopeptidase family protein encodes MPKPIKAAHPAADNTLIALFEEDAAVALAALKPAQAKYLSLRGFTGKACSLIVVPEDGGVKAWFGLGARKTYTPMTFRALPAQLPKGLWALDYDKGLDAHAIHVAWGLGAYSFTRYKASHAPSEVRLDDSHLDEPQKIEIAREVKAHSLARDLVNTPTNDMGPGDIEAEARQIAEMHGAEISVIIGDDLLKENYPAIHAVGRAAGADNQPRFIEVTWQPAGVPGPLPVVALVGKGVAFDTGGLNIKGGAGMGLMKKDMGGAAHALALADWVMASQLPLKLHVLIPAVENAISGNAFRPGDILASRAGLSIEIGNTDAEGRLILADALTRAGELEPALTIDFATLTGAARVALGPEVIPFYTDDEDVARQLEVCAIAQNDPVWRMPLWAGYKDALDSDIADIRNDPAGWAQGGSVTAALFLQRFAPKSGAWVHFDIYAWNPRGRAGSPVGAEAQTLRAVYHLLKAF; translated from the coding sequence ATGCCCAAGCCGATCAAAGCCGCCCATCCTGCCGCCGACAACACCCTGATCGCGCTGTTCGAGGAGGACGCGGCAGTCGCACTGGCGGCGCTCAAACCGGCTCAGGCGAAGTATCTCAGTTTGCGGGGGTTCACCGGCAAGGCGTGCAGCCTGATCGTTGTGCCGGAGGACGGCGGAGTCAAGGCATGGTTCGGACTAGGCGCGCGCAAGACCTATACGCCGATGACCTTCCGTGCCCTGCCGGCGCAACTGCCCAAGGGCCTGTGGGCACTGGACTATGACAAGGGGCTCGATGCCCACGCCATCCACGTCGCCTGGGGGCTGGGGGCCTATAGCTTCACCCGCTATAAGGCCAGCCATGCGCCAAGCGAGGTGCGGCTTGATGACTCCCATCTCGACGAGCCGCAAAAAATAGAGATCGCCCGCGAGGTGAAGGCGCACAGCCTGGCGCGTGATCTGGTCAACACCCCGACCAACGATATGGGGCCCGGCGATATTGAGGCCGAGGCCCGCCAGATCGCGGAGATGCACGGCGCCGAGATCTCGGTCATCATCGGTGACGACCTGCTCAAAGAGAATTATCCGGCGATCCATGCCGTCGGCCGCGCCGCCGGGGCAGACAACCAGCCGCGCTTTATCGAGGTCACCTGGCAGCCGGCAGGCGTACCCGGCCCATTGCCCGTGGTGGCGCTGGTCGGCAAGGGCGTGGCCTTTGATACCGGCGGACTCAACATCAAGGGCGGCGCCGGCATGGGGCTGATGAAGAAGGATATGGGCGGCGCGGCCCACGCCCTGGCCCTGGCCGACTGGGTGATGGCCAGCCAGTTGCCGCTAAAGCTGCATGTGCTGATCCCAGCCGTCGAGAACGCGATTTCCGGCAATGCCTTCCGGCCCGGCGACATCCTGGCTTCACGCGCCGGCCTTTCCATCGAGATCGGCAATACCGACGCCGAAGGCCGGCTGATCCTGGCCGACGCCCTGACCCGTGCCGGTGAACTTGAACCCGCCCTGACGATCGACTTCGCGACGCTCACTGGGGCTGCGCGCGTGGCGCTGGGGCCGGAGGTTATCCCATTCTACACGGATGACGAAGATGTGGCGCGTCAGCTTGAGGTCTGCGCCATCGCCCAGAATGATCCGGTATGGCGGATGCCGCTTTGGGCCGGCTACAAGGATGCGCTCGATTCCGACATCGCCGATATCCGCAACGATCCGGCCGGATGGGCGCAAGGCGGCTCGGTGACAGCGGCGCTTTTCCTGCAACGCTTTGCGCCCAAATCGGGCGCCTGGGTGCATTTCGACATCTATGCCTGGAACCCGCGCGGCCGCGCAGGATCACCCGTGGGTGCCGAGGCCCAGACCCTGCGCGCCGTCTACCATCTGCTCAAGGCGTTCTGA
- a CDS encoding cytochrome c family protein, with amino-acid sequence MSGDLQVNKILGAVLATGLVIMGVRVGSEMLFHREAPEKPGYAIEVADTGGEAGAAAAVETLPDWGTVLATADVAAGEKTFTTKCTSCHNDKEGGPNAIGPNLWGAVGRPVASHAGFSYSDAMKAHVADAPAWSYDALFHFLGAPGKVVKGTKMTFAGVKKPEERINLIAYLHTQGSTGYAVPAPDPTRAPGAAPAAAGATPAPAAGAVAVLATAAPAATGTTPPKAEAAAKPTVAPAEAAPAH; translated from the coding sequence ATGAGCGGCGACCTTCAGGTTAATAAGATTCTTGGCGCAGTATTGGCGACCGGTCTGGTCATCATGGGCGTGCGTGTTGGCTCGGAAATGCTTTTCCATCGTGAAGCACCTGAAAAGCCGGGCTATGCCATCGAAGTCGCCGATACCGGCGGCGAAGCGGGGGCTGCGGCTGCCGTCGAAACCCTGCCTGACTGGGGTACGGTCCTCGCTACGGCCGATGTGGCGGCGGGCGAGAAAACCTTCACCACCAAGTGCACCTCCTGCCACAACGACAAGGAAGGCGGCCCCAACGCCATCGGTCCCAATCTCTGGGGCGCAGTCGGTCGTCCGGTCGCTTCCCACGCTGGTTTCTCCTATTCCGACGCCATGAAGGCGCACGTCGCCGACGCGCCAGCTTGGAGCTATGACGCCTTGTTCCACTTCCTCGGCGCGCCGGGCAAGGTGGTCAAGGGCACCAAGATGACCTTCGCCGGTGTTAAAAAACCTGAAGAACGCATCAACCTGATCGCCTATCTGCACACGCAAGGCTCGACCGGCTATGCCGTGCCCGCGCCCGATCCGACGCGTGCGCCGGGCGCTGCCCCTGCGGCTGCGGGCGCTACCCCTGCGCCTGCTGCCGGCGCGGTTGCAGTCCTTGCCACGGCAGCACCAGCCGCCACGGGTACAACGCCGCCGAAGGCCGAAGCTGCCGCAAAGCCGACCGTGGCACCGGCAGAGGCCGCTCCTGCGCACTAA
- a CDS encoding redoxin family protein, with amino-acid sequence MKRLIYFAPLVLFVGLLAVLAYYNFHKKTQYEPREMVGKSVPEVVLNDVQDGTPASLKALVAASDKPVMVNFFASWCAPCISENPQLMGLKAKGVTIIGIAWKDEPQNTLKFLAQHDNPFVKTLSDPEGKMALAFGNTGVPETYIVMPDGTITDKISGPIVPDTFDAVYAEVSAKR; translated from the coding sequence ATGAAGCGCCTGATCTACTTTGCGCCGCTGGTGCTGTTCGTCGGCTTGCTGGCGGTTCTGGCCTATTACAATTTCCACAAAAAAACCCAGTACGAACCACGCGAAATGGTCGGGAAATCGGTGCCGGAGGTGGTGCTGAACGATGTGCAGGACGGGACGCCAGCGTCGCTGAAAGCGCTGGTTGCGGCCTCGGATAAGCCGGTCATGGTCAATTTTTTTGCCTCGTGGTGCGCGCCCTGTATCAGTGAAAATCCGCAACTAATGGGTCTGAAGGCGAAGGGCGTGACGATTATCGGCATCGCCTGGAAGGACGAACCGCAGAACACGCTGAAATTCCTGGCGCAGCATGACAATCCGTTTGTGAAGACGCTGAGCGATCCGGAAGGCAAGATGGCGCTGGCCTTTGGCAATACGGGTGTGCCGGAAACCTATATCGTCATGCCTGACGGCACCATCACCGACAAGATCAGCGGCCCGATCGTGCCCGATACCTTCGATGCGGTCTACGCCGAGGTCAGCGCGAAAAGATAA
- the ccmD gene encoding heme exporter protein CcmD: protein MDFDMGKYALFVWGSYGFSFLALGALVVVSLLVQARRRKVLEALQAAADSQ, encoded by the coding sequence ATGGATTTCGATATGGGCAAGTACGCGCTGTTTGTTTGGGGTTCCTACGGTTTCAGCTTTCTGGCGCTGGGTGCTCTCGTCGTGGTGTCGCTGCTGGTGCAGGCGCGCCGGCGTAAGGTGCTGGAGGCCTTGCAGGCTGCGGCGGATAGCCAATGA
- the ccmB gene encoding heme exporter protein CcmB — MIRASLALIRRDLGLSLTRGGGPLLSVGFYLTLMAMIPLSLGPDQAVLSRIAAGLTWLCLALSSLLSLERLFERDYEDAVFDTLRLGPLPLELIALLKCISQWLGTGVILSLMTPVVMIILGAPMSLALMGLVSAFLGSLSFALIGGIGASLALGSRKGGVLMALLVLPFYVPPVIFGAGLMQAVQTGASPLQALAFLSAYALFALALGPVAMGAALRSALS; from the coding sequence ATGATCCGCGCTTCTCTCGCCCTTATCCGCCGTGACCTTGGCCTGTCGCTGACCCGTGGCGGCGGACCTCTGCTCAGCGTCGGTTTTTACCTGACCCTGATGGCGATGATCCCTTTGAGCCTCGGCCCCGATCAGGCGGTGCTGTCGCGCATCGCCGCGGGTCTGACCTGGTTGTGCCTGGCGCTCTCCAGCCTGCTTTCATTGGAGCGCTTGTTCGAGCGCGACTACGAGGACGCGGTGTTCGATACCCTGCGGCTCGGCCCGTTGCCGCTCGAACTGATCGCGCTGCTGAAATGCATCAGTCAGTGGCTTGGCACCGGCGTCATATTGTCGCTGATGACCCCCGTGGTGATGATCATTCTGGGCGCTCCGATGTCGCTGGCCCTGATGGGGCTGGTCTCGGCTTTTCTCGGCTCTTTGAGCTTCGCCCTGATCGGCGGGATCGGTGCCTCACTGGCGCTCGGATCGCGCAAGGGCGGGGTGCTGATGGCGTTGTTGGTGTTACCATTTTACGTGCCGCCGGTGATCTTTGGCGCCGGCCTGATGCAGGCGGTCCAGACGGGCGCGTCACCGCTGCAGGCTCTGGCGTTTTTAAGTGCCTATGCGCTATTCGCCCTGGCCTTGGGCCCCGTCGCCATGGGCGCAGCCCTCAGAAGTGCGTTGAGCTAA
- the ccmA gene encoding heme ABC exporter ATP-binding protein CcmA, translating to MGVSLRVEGLSLKKGYNLLIHNLNFTLKSGETISLYGENGVGKTTLLRTLAGFLTPFAGAISASENDMQIEPEIWQGRMIHFLGHHDALSPSRTVVQELKFQADYLGGAVAGIEMLNLTPLLDLETRYLSAGQKRRLSCAKLLMAKRSLWLLDEPMAPLDVDHRALLSGLMQAHLAAGGMIIAAVHDPLPFATRILKLERPTAKEREAASV from the coding sequence ATGGGTGTGAGTTTGAGGGTTGAGGGGTTAAGTCTGAAAAAAGGCTATAACCTACTGATTCATAATCTGAATTTTACCCTGAAATCTGGCGAGACGATAAGCCTGTATGGCGAAAACGGCGTCGGAAAAACAACGCTTTTACGCACCCTGGCAGGCTTTTTGACGCCCTTTGCCGGCGCCATTTCTGCGTCTGAGAATGATATGCAGATTGAGCCGGAAATCTGGCAAGGCCGCATGATCCATTTTCTCGGTCATCACGATGCGCTCAGCCCTTCGCGGACGGTGGTGCAGGAGTTGAAATTCCAGGCCGATTATCTGGGTGGCGCTGTGGCCGGTATCGAGATGCTGAATTTAACGCCGCTGCTTGATCTGGAGACGCGCTATCTGTCGGCGGGCCAGAAACGCCGTTTGTCCTGCGCCAAGTTGCTGATGGCGAAGCGTTCGCTGTGGCTGCTCGATGAGCCCATGGCGCCGCTCGATGTGGATCATCGCGCGCTGCTTAGCGGCCTGATGCAGGCGCATCTGGCGGCGGGTGGCATGATCATCGCGGCGGTGCATGATCCGCTGCCGTTCGCTACTCGGATACTGAAACTGGAGCGCCCGACGGCGAAAGAACGCGAGGCCGCCAGTGTTTGA
- a CDS encoding prephenate dehydratase, whose protein sequence is MTTQIIRKIAFQGEPGAFSHQAIKRWFSDFTPTPYPTFEAAFAAVRDGECELGMIPVENSVAGRVTDVHHLLPNSGLKIIGERFLPIEMILMGVPETELANIRVAASHTMALLQCRKALKELNITAEVFHDTAGAARALSETRELDRGVIAPEPAAELYGLKILRRHMEDARNNTTRFLILTTEDRVVEPEPGIDCMTSFIFRVKNIPASLYKALGGFATNGVNMTKLESYIENGVFASTVFYCDVEGRPTEGGLKQALEEINFFAVDVEILGTYPLDPFRNSEGQR, encoded by the coding sequence ATGACTACGCAAATCATTCGCAAAATCGCCTTCCAGGGCGAGCCGGGGGCTTTCAGCCATCAGGCCATCAAGCGGTGGTTTAGCGACTTTACCCCGACCCCCTACCCGACCTTTGAAGCCGCTTTCGCGGCCGTGCGCGACGGAGAGTGTGAACTGGGCATGATTCCCGTCGAAAACTCGGTGGCTGGCCGCGTCACCGATGTCCACCACCTGCTGCCCAATTCGGGCCTGAAGATCATCGGCGAGCGCTTCCTGCCGATCGAGATGATCCTGATGGGCGTGCCGGAAACCGAGCTGGCCAATATCCGGGTGGCCGCCTCGCACACCATGGCGCTGCTGCAATGCCGCAAGGCGCTGAAAGAACTGAATATCACCGCTGAGGTTTTCCATGATACCGCCGGTGCGGCCCGCGCTCTTTCGGAAACCCGCGAACTCGACCGCGGCGTCATCGCGCCCGAACCGGCGGCTGAACTTTACGGCCTGAAAATCCTGCGCCGCCACATGGAGGACGCCCGCAACAACACGACGCGCTTCCTTATCCTGACGACGGAGGATCGCGTGGTCGAGCCTGAGCCCGGCATCGATTGCATGACCAGCTTTATCTTCCGTGTGAAAAACATTCCGGCCTCGCTTTACAAGGCGCTGGGCGGTTTCGCCACCAACGGCGTCAACATGACCAAGCTGGAAAGCTATATCGAAAACGGCGTCTTCGCCTCGACCGTCTTCTATTGCGATGTCGAGGGGCGCCCCACCGAAGGCGGTCTGAAACAGGCACTGGAGGAGATCAATTTCTTCGCCGTCGATGTCGAGATTTTGGGCACCTACCCGCTTGATCCGTTCCGCAACTCCGAAGGTCAAAGATAA
- a CDS encoding M13 family metallopeptidase yields MRAKILTSALAINIALLALPVIAAVPAVNDKAAASHLFGETDAAASDTVAKSYGTWGFALDGMDKTIQPGDDFFNYANGAALKAMTIPGDQPGYGAFNQLADLSEFRLKALVTGLAARTDLTGEDLKIADLYRSAMNADLKNKLDVKPLQPELEKIAAIKTKADMASFMGWTLQGFGAAFFNIFVYDDAKKPGYRALQLTQGGLGLPDRDYYLSETYADKKAAYELYIKDMLTLTGYAHPEVAAKNIVAMETEIAKVSWTKIESRDDTKTYNPMALKDLNTYAPGFNWDGFFAAATVSQAQKVIVGQNTAIPKIAKIFADTPLETLKAWETFQATDQASAYLGDRFYNRRFEFRSKTMYGIAEQRPLWKRAIGTTDDKIGEALGRAYVRDYFPPESKAKMEALVHDLLAAMKLRIDNLTWMSAPTKAKALEKLSTFGVKIGYPNKWRDYNGLIIKADDLYGNIERSSAFEWAYNVSHIDKPIDPEDWEMTPQTVNAYYSPTKNEIVFPAAILQAPFFDPKADPAVNYGAIGGVIGHEITHGFDDQGRHYEFDRRAYRLVDAGRRHEVRGPDRGARQAV; encoded by the coding sequence ATGCGCGCCAAAATCCTCACATCTGCTTTAGCCATCAACATCGCCCTGCTGGCCTTGCCTGTCATCGCCGCTGTGCCGGCAGTCAATGACAAGGCCGCCGCCAGCCACCTGTTCGGCGAGACCGATGCCGCCGCTTCCGATACTGTGGCGAAAAGCTACGGCACCTGGGGCTTTGCCCTCGATGGCATGGACAAGACGATCCAGCCCGGTGATGACTTCTTCAACTACGCCAATGGCGCCGCGCTGAAGGCCATGACCATCCCCGGCGATCAGCCTGGCTATGGCGCCTTCAATCAACTGGCAGATCTCTCCGAATTCCGGCTGAAGGCTCTGGTGACCGGTCTGGCCGCACGCACCGACCTGACCGGCGAAGATCTGAAGATCGCCGACCTCTACCGCAGCGCCATGAACGCCGACCTGAAGAACAAACTCGACGTCAAGCCGCTGCAACCCGAACTGGAGAAGATCGCCGCCATCAAGACAAAGGCGGACATGGCCAGCTTCATGGGCTGGACGTTGCAGGGCTTCGGCGCGGCCTTCTTCAATATCTTCGTCTATGACGACGCCAAGAAGCCCGGCTACCGCGCGCTGCAATTGACGCAGGGCGGCCTCGGCCTGCCCGACCGCGACTATTACCTGTCGGAGACCTACGCCGATAAGAAGGCGGCCTACGAACTTTACATCAAGGACATGCTGACCCTGACCGGCTACGCCCATCCTGAAGTCGCCGCGAAAAACATCGTCGCCATGGAAACGGAAATCGCCAAGGTAAGCTGGACCAAGATCGAGAGCCGCGACGACACCAAGACCTACAACCCGATGGCGCTGAAGGATCTGAACACCTACGCCCCCGGCTTCAACTGGGACGGTTTCTTTGCCGCCGCCACAGTGAGTCAGGCGCAGAAGGTCATCGTCGGGCAAAATACCGCCATCCCTAAGATCGCCAAGATCTTCGCCGACACGCCGCTCGAAACCCTGAAAGCCTGGGAAACTTTCCAGGCCACCGATCAGGCCTCGGCCTATCTCGGTGATCGCTTCTATAACCGCCGCTTCGAGTTCCGTTCCAAAACCATGTACGGCATCGCCGAGCAGCGTCCCCTGTGGAAGCGCGCCATCGGCACCACCGACGACAAGATCGGCGAAGCCCTTGGCCGCGCCTATGTCCGCGATTACTTCCCGCCTGAATCCAAGGCCAAGATGGAAGCGCTGGTCCATGACCTGCTGGCGGCCATGAAGCTCCGCATCGACAACCTGACCTGGATGAGCGCGCCCACCAAGGCCAAGGCGCTGGAAAAGCTCTCTACCTTCGGCGTCAAGATCGGCTACCCCAACAAGTGGCGCGATTATAACGGCCTGATCATCAAGGCTGACGATCTCTACGGCAATATCGAGCGCTCATCGGCCTTTGAATGGGCCTACAACGTCTCGCATATCGACAAGCCGATCGATCCGGAAGACTGGGAAATGACGCCGCAAACGGTCAACGCCTACTATTCTCCGACCAAGAACGAGATCGTCTTCCCCGCCGCCATCCTGCAAGCCCCCTTCTTTGATCCGAAGGCTGATCCGGCCGTCAATTACGGCGCCATCGGCGGCGTTATAGGTCACGAAATCACCCATGGTTTCGACGATCAGGGCCGTCACTACGAATTCGACCGGCGCGCTTATCGACTGGTGGACGCCGGAAGACGCCACGAAGTTCGAGGCCCAGACCGTGGCGCTCGGCAAGCAGTATGA
- a CDS encoding M13-type metalloendopeptidase produces the protein MVSTIRAVTTNSTGALIDWWTPEDATKFEAQTVALGKQYDAYEPVPGFHVQGGLTMGENIADLGGILLGLDAYHLSLGGKPAPVIDGLTGDQRVFLGFAQVWQSKYQDDFMKYLVSSDPHSPDKFRAIGSVRNVDAWYKAFDVTSGKYYLKPADRVRIW, from the coding sequence ATGGTTTCGACGATCAGGGCCGTCACTACGAATTCGACCGGCGCGCTTATCGACTGGTGGACGCCGGAAGACGCCACGAAGTTCGAGGCCCAGACCGTGGCGCTCGGCAAGCAGTATGATGCTTACGAGCCCGTCCCCGGTTTCCACGTTCAGGGCGGCCTGACCATGGGCGAGAACATTGCTGACCTCGGCGGCATCCTGCTCGGTCTCGACGCCTATCACCTGTCGCTCGGCGGTAAGCCGGCGCCGGTGATCGACGGCCTAACGGGCGATCAGCGCGTCTTCCTCGGCTTCGCGCAGGTGTGGCAGAGCAAGTATCAGGACGACTTCATGAAGTATCTTGTGTCGTCAGATCCGCACTCGCCCGACAAATTCCGCGCCATCGGTTCGGTGCGCAATGTCGATGCCTGGTATAAGGCGTTCGATGTGACCAGCGGTAAGTACTATCTGAAGCCCGCCGACCGCGTCCGCATCTGGTAA
- a CDS encoding heme ABC transporter permease: MSESMINFLANPERFTRVTRPLRPWLAGLAALLLAWGLYLCFASPEDYQQGDTVRIMYVHVPAAWLGLAIYGAMGLSSFFGLIFRHALADAAAKALAPIGAVFTALALATGSLWGMPMWGTPWQWDGRMTSELVLLLFYIGYIALHASIEDEVRAAKSTAILAMVGLVNLPIVHFSVQWWNSLHQGGSIFVKGGPTVGAEMLWPLFVMVGAYHALTLWLFLTRLDSEILARKYRALRARLSFN; the protein is encoded by the coding sequence ATGTCCGAAAGCATGATCAATTTCCTCGCCAATCCGGAACGGTTCACCCGCGTGACGCGCCCCTTGCGGCCGTGGCTGGCGGGGCTGGCCGCGCTGTTGCTCGCCTGGGGGCTTTACCTCTGCTTCGCCTCGCCGGAGGATTACCAGCAGGGCGATACGGTTCGCATCATGTATGTCCATGTGCCGGCCGCCTGGCTCGGGCTTGCCATCTACGGCGCCATGGGGTTGTCGAGCTTCTTCGGCCTGATCTTCCGCCATGCCCTGGCCGATGCCGCCGCCAAGGCGCTGGCGCCGATCGGTGCGGTTTTCACCGCGCTGGCTCTGGCCACTGGTTCGCTGTGGGGGATGCCGATGTGGGGCACGCCGTGGCAATGGGACGGACGCATGACCTCCGAACTGGTGCTGCTGCTGTTCTATATCGGCTATATCGCGCTCCATGCCTCGATCGAGGACGAGGTGCGCGCCGCGAAATCGACCGCCATCCTGGCCATGGTCGGTCTGGTCAATCTGCCGATCGTGCATTTTTCGGTGCAGTGGTGGAACAGCCTGCATCAGGGTGGCTCGATCTTCGTCAAGGGCGGCCCGACCGTTGGGGCCGAGATGCTGTGGCCTTTGTTTGTCATGGTCGGCGCCTATCACGCCCTGACCCTGTGGCTGTTCCTTACCCGGCTCGATTCCGAGATCCTCGCCCGCAAGTACCGCGCCCTGCGCGCCCGTTTGAGCTTTAACTAG